Proteins encoded by one window of Streptomyces uncialis:
- a CDS encoding COR domain-containing protein: MTRALGSGRAAEENFLASELIQESRETGNPDLDLSEAGLTELPESIRELSHVTSLVLDDNDLVELPDWLGDLSQLTSLSLANCGLTTVPETIGGLTGLTDLFLDGNPLGVMPAQVTDLTALVTLYLAGTRLVELPAGIAHLRHLHHLSLNDNCLTGLPAGLSQLTDLELLYLDCNDLESLPDSLGGLTSLKLLALEANRLTEVPGCVTRLHGLEYLSLHNNALASLPDGIGALERLIELHLGGNRLTTLPTALGRLRRLTVLGLEGNPLTTPPPEVVAGGTNAVRTFLRDLGQDPVRQWASKVVVVGEGRVGKTSLLKALRGEAHDPQESTTHGLTVSGLDLAHPDPPDPAEPVTMRLATWDFGGQEIYHATHQFFLTDRSLFLLLWDAQIGWEASKLHYWLDMIKARAPHAPVLLVATHLGPRPPDLPLSELQETYPGLIAGSLSADSASGRGVAEVLERVRQEVARLPLMGVAWPRTWLRAAEAVRTHPDDHAAPEELGELLAEAGVREPSHQSSLVAALHSLGDLLHYPDDEELCDLVVLRPQWLTGYISRVLDSEEVLNEGGLFRHTFGSTLWSDAPRPLRHHFVRMMENFDLSYRTEDRTASLVVELLPWNPPPFQEDWDTHGGAGTRELRLRYRLHTVPPGIPTWFIAREHRFSTPLRWRSGALLRHPDGAHAALITVDRHARTAELRVRGPYPQDFFAVLKDGFEQTLQRYPGLDITRLVPCPTRDGEGRACRHEFRHEQLVNRLAMDPPRERIECPEHLEDVEVPYLLQGIERPGGRRSEELLRQLVSKVDSLEVAGRRRHAELSARVAEQQRGFLHSLRREQSRQEVLCPSLVWVRRLSRRAAGRKLLPGEVFQLHLCCEAPGEWHLLEGVEPYELPARKEFTETVLPYVHRTLQVLKFVVPVFGASLGVASEGLSKAMKDDMDLMKALLDGAPGEAGRRFADGESRTAVRAADHAEYRRMHALLKELDPAEEWGGLSKVTTPEGPTYWLCAAHARTYEQGSRAVPYTTPVRLPHQLAGEQANGRHSRGGELGPGEGDGDAGRRAPG; this comes from the coding sequence ATGACGAGGGCCTTGGGGAGCGGGCGGGCGGCCGAGGAGAACTTCCTGGCGTCGGAGTTGATCCAGGAGAGCCGGGAGACGGGGAATCCGGACCTGGATCTGTCCGAGGCCGGGCTGACGGAGCTGCCGGAGTCGATACGAGAGCTGTCCCACGTCACCTCGCTGGTGCTGGACGACAACGATCTCGTCGAACTGCCCGACTGGCTCGGTGATCTGTCGCAGCTCACCAGCCTCTCCTTGGCGAACTGCGGGCTCACCACGGTCCCGGAGACCATCGGCGGCCTCACCGGGCTCACCGACCTGTTCCTCGATGGGAACCCGCTGGGCGTCATGCCCGCACAGGTCACGGATCTCACCGCGCTCGTCACCCTGTACCTCGCCGGCACCAGGCTCGTCGAACTCCCGGCCGGGATCGCCCATCTGCGGCACTTGCATCACCTTTCACTCAACGACAACTGCCTCACCGGTCTGCCCGCTGGACTGAGCCAACTGACCGACTTGGAGTTGTTGTACCTCGACTGCAATGACCTGGAGTCCCTGCCGGACTCCTTGGGCGGGCTCACCTCCCTGAAACTGCTGGCGCTGGAGGCGAACCGTCTCACCGAGGTACCCGGCTGTGTCACCCGGCTGCACGGTCTGGAGTACCTGTCCCTCCACAACAATGCCCTCGCCTCGTTGCCCGACGGCATCGGCGCACTGGAGCGGCTTATCGAGCTCCATCTAGGGGGAAACCGCCTCACCACTCTTCCGACCGCGCTGGGCCGACTGCGACGGCTGACCGTCCTGGGTCTGGAGGGCAACCCCCTGACCACCCCGCCGCCCGAAGTGGTCGCCGGTGGGACCAACGCCGTGCGTACCTTTCTGCGGGACCTCGGCCAGGACCCCGTCCGGCAGTGGGCGTCCAAGGTCGTCGTGGTCGGGGAAGGGCGGGTCGGGAAGACCTCGCTGCTGAAGGCGCTGCGCGGCGAGGCGCACGATCCGCAGGAGAGCACCACCCATGGGCTGACCGTCAGCGGGCTCGACCTCGCGCACCCCGATCCGCCGGACCCCGCCGAGCCGGTCACCATGCGGCTGGCGACCTGGGACTTCGGCGGGCAGGAGATCTACCACGCCACCCATCAGTTCTTCCTCACCGACCGGTCCCTGTTCCTGCTCCTGTGGGACGCGCAGATCGGCTGGGAGGCCAGCAAGCTCCACTACTGGCTCGACATGATCAAGGCACGGGCCCCGCACGCCCCGGTCCTGCTGGTGGCCACGCATCTGGGCCCGCGCCCGCCGGACCTCCCGCTGAGCGAGCTCCAGGAGACGTATCCGGGGCTGATCGCCGGCAGTCTGAGCGCGGACAGCGCGAGCGGGCGGGGCGTGGCCGAGGTCCTGGAGCGGGTCCGCCAGGAGGTCGCGCGGCTGCCGCTGATGGGGGTGGCCTGGCCGCGTACCTGGCTGCGCGCGGCGGAGGCGGTCCGCACGCACCCGGACGACCACGCCGCCCCCGAGGAGCTCGGCGAACTCCTCGCGGAGGCGGGCGTACGGGAGCCCTCGCACCAGTCCTCGCTGGTCGCCGCCCTGCACAGCCTCGGGGACCTGCTGCACTACCCGGACGACGAGGAGTTGTGCGATCTGGTGGTGCTGCGCCCGCAGTGGCTCACCGGGTACATCAGCCGGGTCCTGGACTCCGAGGAGGTGCTGAACGAGGGCGGGCTGTTCCGCCATACGTTCGGGAGCACGCTGTGGAGCGACGCGCCGCGTCCGCTGCGCCACCATTTCGTCCGGATGATGGAGAACTTCGACCTCTCGTACCGCACGGAGGACCGGACGGCGAGCCTGGTGGTGGAGCTGCTTCCGTGGAACCCGCCGCCGTTCCAGGAGGACTGGGACACCCACGGCGGGGCCGGGACCCGCGAACTGCGGCTGCGGTACCGGCTGCACACCGTCCCGCCGGGCATCCCGACCTGGTTCATCGCACGGGAGCACCGCTTCTCGACCCCGCTGCGCTGGCGTTCCGGCGCGCTGCTGAGGCACCCGGACGGCGCGCACGCCGCGCTGATCACGGTCGACCGGCACGCGAGGACGGCGGAGCTGCGGGTGCGCGGCCCCTATCCGCAGGACTTCTTCGCGGTGCTGAAGGACGGGTTCGAGCAGACGCTCCAGCGCTATCCGGGGCTCGACATCACCCGGCTGGTGCCCTGCCCCACCCGGGACGGCGAGGGGCGGGCGTGCAGGCACGAGTTCCGTCATGAGCAGTTGGTGAACCGGCTGGCGATGGACCCGCCCCGGGAGCGCATCGAGTGCCCGGAGCATCTGGAGGACGTCGAGGTGCCGTATCTCCTCCAGGGCATCGAACGGCCCGGCGGGAGACGGTCGGAGGAGCTGCTGCGGCAGCTTGTGTCCAAGGTGGACTCGCTGGAGGTGGCAGGGCGCCGCCGGCATGCCGAGCTGAGCGCGCGGGTCGCGGAGCAGCAGCGGGGCTTTCTGCATTCGCTGCGCCGCGAGCAGAGCCGTCAGGAGGTGCTGTGCCCGAGCCTGGTGTGGGTGCGGCGGCTCTCGCGACGGGCCGCGGGCCGCAAGCTGCTGCCCGGTGAGGTGTTCCAGCTCCATCTGTGCTGCGAGGCGCCCGGGGAGTGGCATCTCCTGGAGGGTGTGGAGCCGTACGAGCTCCCGGCGCGCAAGGAGTTCACGGAGACGGTCCTGCCGTATGTGCACCGCACGCTCCAGGTGCTGAAGTTCGTCGTCCCGGTGTTCGGCGCGTCCCTCGGGGTGGCGTCGGAGGGGCTGAGCAAGGCGATGAAGGACGACATGGATCTGATGAAGGCGCTGCTGGACGGGGCGCCGGGCGAAGCCGGGCGGCGGTTCGCGGACGGGGAGTCCCGTACGGCGGTCCGGGCCGCCGACCACGCGGAGTACCGCCGGATGCACGCGCTCCTCAAGGAACTCGACCCGGCGGAGGAGTGGGGCGGCCTGAGCAAGGTCACCACCCCGGAGGGCCCCACGTACTGGCTCTGCGCGGCCCACGCCCGCACCTACGAGCAGGGCTCCCGCGCGGTCCCGTACACCACCCCGGTACGGCTTCCCCATCAGCTGGCCGGTGAGCAAGCGAACGGAAGGCATTCGCGCGGTGGCGAGTTGGGCCCTGGTGAGGGGGACGGTGACGCGGGCCGGCGCGCCCCGGGGTGA
- a CDS encoding L,D-transpeptidase family protein has protein sequence MAAGGRVAPPGARTRAWRTSLAVVTATALAGGCSAYVADSGETTVSDRRGPGAAPVSRAPAYSQPRGATAASPGSTPSGTAHPGRTAAPTRPSGTAPADNKPRRGTQSRIPEVRESGTGDPVPVPPPRPPRTTRVPAPPARVLWRPGDRGPKVREIQARLRRIAWLLEGPSGTYDVATTTAVRGFQGKRGLPRTGTVDTVTWQRLTAMTPRPTDDELYADGGRPADTPDPRCLTGRALCVSKTSRTLSWLIDGKVRTTMDVRFGGRETPTREGAFRVLWKSRDHVSTLYDTPMPYAMFFSGGQAVHYSSDFAATGYGSASHGCVNVRDKAAIAALFEQVRDGDKVIVHW, from the coding sequence GTGGCCGCCGGCGGTCGGGTCGCGCCGCCAGGCGCGCGTACGCGGGCCTGGCGGACGTCCCTCGCGGTGGTCACCGCGACGGCGTTGGCGGGCGGCTGTTCCGCGTACGTCGCGGACAGCGGGGAGACCACGGTCAGCGACCGGCGGGGGCCGGGCGCCGCACCGGTCAGCCGGGCTCCGGCGTACTCCCAGCCGAGGGGGGCGACGGCCGCGTCCCCGGGGAGCACCCCGTCCGGTACGGCGCACCCGGGCCGTACGGCGGCCCCCACCCGTCCCTCCGGCACCGCACCGGCCGACAACAAGCCGAGGCGCGGCACCCAGAGCCGGATACCGGAGGTGCGGGAATCCGGCACCGGGGACCCGGTGCCGGTCCCACCGCCACGGCCGCCCCGGACGACCCGGGTACCGGCGCCCCCGGCGAGGGTGCTGTGGCGGCCGGGCGACCGGGGGCCGAAGGTCCGGGAGATCCAGGCCCGGCTCCGCCGGATCGCCTGGCTCCTCGAAGGACCCAGCGGGACGTACGACGTGGCGACCACCACGGCGGTCCGGGGCTTCCAGGGCAAGCGGGGGCTGCCCCGCACCGGGACGGTCGACACCGTCACCTGGCAGCGGCTGACCGCGATGACACCGCGCCCGACGGACGACGAGCTGTACGCCGACGGGGGCCGCCCCGCCGACACCCCCGACCCGCGGTGCCTCACGGGCCGGGCCCTGTGCGTCAGCAAGACCTCGCGCACCCTGAGCTGGCTGATCGACGGCAAGGTCCGCACCACGATGGACGTCCGCTTCGGCGGCCGGGAGACCCCGACCCGCGAGGGCGCGTTCCGGGTGCTCTGGAAATCGCGTGACCATGTGTCGACGCTGTACGACACCCCGATGCCGTACGCGATGTTCTTCAGCGGCGGCCAGGCGGTCCACTACTCGTCGGACTTCGCGGCGACCGGCTACGGCAGCGCGTCGCACGGCTGCGTCAACGTCCGGGACAAGGCGGCGATCGCGGCCCTGTTCGAGCAGGTGCGCGACGGCGACAAGGTGATCGTCCATTGGTGA